One part of the Enterococcus sp. DIV1094 genome encodes these proteins:
- a CDS encoding ABC transporter permease yields MNDRSERFRNLLVPIFSVILGLILGAILMVAFGYHPIQGYSSMLNASLGSQRSIGETLREATPLIFTALGFSVANSAGFFNIGLSGQALCGWIVSIWTALAFPDLPKAILLPMCVILGALAGAMAAAIPGLLRAFFGTSEVIVTIMMNYILLYLSTYTLHEVMPESYRSSLDSSNMISQNASLRIPWLTQMFGGSRVNGGLFLALIALVVVWIVMKKTTLGFEIRSVGLNPFASEYAGMSSKRTIILSMVISGGLAGLGGVVEGLGTYQNFFVQTTSLSIGFDGMAVSLLGSGSAIGILLSALLFSVLKIGGLGMQTGAGVPFEIVNVSIALIIFFVGINFLIRFLMAKFFQGKKQEEIVATIETEPNHQNQEGGEL; encoded by the coding sequence ATGAATGATCGTAGCGAAAGGTTTCGTAATCTGCTAGTACCTATATTTTCAGTTATTTTAGGTTTGATTTTAGGTGCGATTTTGATGGTTGCCTTTGGTTACCATCCAATTCAAGGATATTCTTCGATGTTGAATGCTTCGTTAGGTTCTCAAAGAAGTATCGGTGAAACATTAAGAGAAGCAACTCCTTTGATTTTTACAGCATTAGGTTTTTCTGTTGCCAATTCAGCTGGATTCTTTAATATCGGGCTTTCTGGGCAAGCATTGTGTGGTTGGATCGTGAGTATCTGGACTGCATTAGCGTTTCCTGATTTACCCAAAGCTATTTTGTTACCAATGTGTGTGATCTTAGGCGCACTTGCTGGAGCCATGGCTGCAGCGATTCCAGGATTGTTGCGAGCGTTCTTCGGCACAAGTGAAGTAATCGTGACGATCATGATGAACTATATTTTGCTTTATTTAAGTACGTATACACTTCATGAAGTTATGCCGGAATCTTATCGTTCTAGTTTAGACTCTTCAAATATGATCAGTCAGAATGCTTCGTTACGTATTCCTTGGTTGACCCAGATGTTTGGCGGTTCCCGCGTGAATGGTGGACTGTTCTTGGCGTTGATCGCGTTAGTAGTGGTATGGATCGTTATGAAGAAAACAACATTAGGATTTGAGATCCGTTCCGTTGGATTGAATCCTTTTGCCTCTGAATATGCAGGGATGAGCAGTAAACGAACAATTATCTTATCAATGGTCATTTCTGGTGGTTTAGCTGGCTTAGGTGGTGTGGTAGAAGGTCTAGGAACGTATCAAAACTTCTTTGTCCAAACGACTTCTCTATCCATTGGTTTTGACGGTATGGCCGTTTCATTATTAGGTTCTGGCTCTGCCATCGGTATTTTACTATCTGCGCTATTATTCAGTGTTCTAAAAATTGGTGGATTGGGGATGCAAACAGGTGCTGGTGTACCGTTTGAGATCGTCAACGTGTCGATTGCCTTGATCATCTTCTTCGTTGGTATCAACTTCTTGATTCGTTTCCTTATGGCGAAATTCTTCCAAGGGAAAAAACAAGAAGAGATCGTTGCAACGATTGAAACGGAACCGAATCATCAAAATCAAGAAGGAGGAGAGCTGTAA
- a CDS encoding ABC transporter permease, which yields MSTVELISLILTSTLVYSTPLILTSLGGTFSERSGIVNVGLEGIMVMGAFSAVVFNLTMSDTLGSMTPWIAILVGGVVGVLFSLIHAVATVSLRADHIISGTVINLMAPALGVFLIKAWYGKGQTDNISQNLGYFSFPGLADIPVIGQIFFRSTFLPAYCAILIAVIAWFIIFKTKFGLRLRSVGENPQAADTLGINVYAMRYSGVMISGLLGGMGGAVFAQSISGNFSAGTIVGQGFISMAAMIFGKWNPLGAMGASLFFGFAQSLSIIGAQLPVISSIPPVLLQIAPYLLTIIVLVAFLGKASGPKANGKNYIKSK from the coding sequence ATGTCAACAGTAGAACTGATCTCTTTGATCCTTACATCGACACTCGTTTATTCGACACCGTTGATCTTAACTTCATTAGGCGGAACGTTTTCTGAACGAAGCGGAATCGTCAACGTTGGGTTAGAAGGCATTATGGTAATGGGTGCGTTTAGTGCAGTCGTCTTTAACTTGACGATGAGTGATACCCTAGGCTCAATGACTCCTTGGATCGCTATTTTAGTCGGCGGTGTGGTCGGTGTCCTCTTTTCATTGATTCATGCAGTCGCTACAGTCAGCTTACGAGCAGATCATATCATCAGTGGAACGGTCATCAATTTGATGGCACCTGCTTTAGGTGTATTTTTGATCAAAGCGTGGTATGGTAAAGGTCAAACAGACAATATCTCACAAAACTTAGGTTACTTTTCATTCCCTGGGTTGGCAGATATTCCAGTAATTGGACAAATTTTCTTTAGAAGTACATTTCTACCAGCATATTGTGCAATTTTGATTGCTGTTATTGCATGGTTCATTATCTTCAAAACAAAATTTGGTTTACGTTTACGTTCTGTTGGGGAAAATCCGCAAGCTGCGGATACATTAGGAATCAATGTTTACGCGATGCGCTATTCAGGTGTAATGATTTCTGGTCTTCTTGGAGGAATGGGTGGTGCTGTTTTTGCTCAATCAATCTCTGGGAACTTTTCAGCAGGAACGATTGTCGGTCAAGGGTTCATCTCGATGGCTGCCATGATTTTTGGTAAATGGAATCCTTTAGGTGCGATGGGCGCTTCATTATTCTTTGGATTTGCGCAAAGTTTAAGTATTATCGGTGCGCAATTACCAGTAATCTCATCGATTCCACCAGTGTTACTACAAATTGCGCCTTATCTATTGACGATCATCGTTTTAGTGGCGTTCTTAGGTAAAGCATCTGGACCAAAAGCAAACGGTAAGAATTATATAAAATCCAAATAA
- the deoB gene encoding phosphopentomutase, which produces MFKRVHLIVMDSVGIGEAPDAEKFGDKGSDTLGHIAKEAGLTIPNLEQLGLGTIRPLEGVQAIEDHQGYATKLEEVSVGKDTMTGHWEIMGLNIKTPFRVFPNGFPDELLKKIEDFSGRKIVCNEPYSGTAVIDDFGEHQMKTGDLIVYTSADPVLQIAAHEEIIPLEELYRICEYVREITKDDPYMIGRIIARPYVGEPGNFTRTSNRHDYALDPFGHTVLDSLKEAGKDVIAVGKINDIFNGQGITDSVRTKSNMDGVDQLLNVMKQDFTGLSFTNLVDFDALYGHRRDVVGYARAIEDFDLRLPELFDAMADDDLLLITADHGNDPTFTGTDHTREYVPLLAYSKQMNEQGSLPQGYYADISATIAENFDVAATENGESFLKLLK; this is translated from the coding sequence ATGTTTAAACGCGTACATTTGATCGTCATGGATTCAGTCGGAATCGGAGAAGCACCTGATGCTGAAAAATTCGGAGATAAAGGCTCGGATACGTTAGGTCATATTGCCAAAGAAGCTGGGTTGACGATACCGAATTTGGAGCAACTTGGATTAGGGACGATCCGTCCATTAGAAGGTGTTCAAGCGATAGAAGACCACCAAGGCTATGCAACGAAATTAGAAGAAGTTTCTGTCGGTAAAGACACAATGACTGGTCACTGGGAAATCATGGGTTTGAATATCAAAACGCCATTTCGTGTTTTTCCAAACGGCTTCCCCGACGAATTACTGAAGAAAATCGAAGACTTCTCTGGACGTAAAATCGTTTGTAATGAACCGTATAGCGGAACAGCCGTCATTGACGACTTTGGTGAGCATCAAATGAAAACAGGTGACTTGATCGTTTATACGTCAGCTGATCCAGTATTACAAATTGCTGCACATGAAGAAATTATTCCTTTAGAAGAACTGTATCGAATTTGTGAATATGTTCGTGAGATTACAAAAGATGATCCTTATATGATCGGTCGAATCATTGCACGCCCGTATGTGGGAGAACCCGGCAACTTTACACGAACAAGCAACCGTCACGATTACGCATTAGATCCATTTGGTCATACAGTTTTAGACTCATTGAAAGAAGCAGGCAAAGATGTCATCGCGGTAGGTAAGATCAATGATATTTTCAATGGTCAAGGCATCACTGACTCTGTTCGTACGAAGAGTAATATGGATGGCGTCGATCAATTATTGAACGTGATGAAACAAGACTTCACTGGTTTGAGTTTCACTAACTTAGTTGACTTTGATGCGTTATACGGTCACCGCCGAGATGTGGTTGGTTACGCGCGTGCGATCGAAGATTTTGACTTGCGTCTTCCAGAATTATTCGATGCAATGGCAGACGATGACTTATTGTTGATCACCGCTGACCATGGGAATGATCCGACCTTTACTGGTACTGATCATACTCGGGAATACGTGCCGCTACTTGCTTATAGTAAACAGATGAACGAGCAAGGCAGTTTACCACAAGGCTATTATGCGGATATCTCTGCAACGATTGCCGAAAACTTTGACGTAGCAGCTACTGAAAATGGCGAAAGCTTCTTGAAATTATTGAAATAA